Part of the Zingiber officinale cultivar Zhangliang chromosome 6A, Zo_v1.1, whole genome shotgun sequence genome, ATCAGCCCATTGCTCTTAGATTAATTGtccattaaaaatattatttattaatttgtcAAAGTTGAACTGAAGTTGGGATTGGATTTGGATATCATATTAAAGTTATCAGTCCAATATTTTTAGATCAATCgtccattaaaaaaaatcatttgttaatGAAGTCGATCTGGATGCCATATTAAACTCTAATATTAAGCTTATTTGTTAAGAAACTTAAGGAAGAAATATCTAGCTTTTATGAATATGGTACACTTAGAAATAAATAAGTGAATCATTTCAAATCCTCTATAAGGAATGACATTATTTCATTCTCATTTCCTACccattttaatatatattttaatgacCATTAAAGTACCACCAAAACATTAAAGTTTGCAAATTTTGTATACCTATTAAATTGCTTTATTAGACAATTCGACACATAATATTTGGTATtaaagatttattaaaattagctTAAGTGTTATCATCCCACTAAAATTTTATGGTAATTTTAATAAAGAATATCACTTTCGAAGACAAAATAACTTTTGAATAAAAAGGTTTTATCTTCAAATTCTTGCACAATTCAAGTATTTCCTCTGACCCTTTTCCTTTTatgataacaaaaaaaattctaaaatgagATGATTCTGAATGATAAAACACTTACAAGAgcaataaaagaatcaaaatttACATTTCAAATAGGATGGATATTTTATTTATCaatttttgagttttagatttataAATGTGAAATTTAAACGcctaaattattatatatataaaaaaaatctaaaaatacatTAAGTGGTTTTTTGGGTGATGTTGTGCGACACCCTTCAATTATGAAGAGGTGGGGCCCTATGTGTCATCGACACCTCATCTGGTCGTgctatttattaaaattaaataccAAGTGGCCTTCTACCTATTTCACTAATTCTTAACCCACACAAATAACGTTTTCTCCTCTATTAGAAAAGTTTCAAGGATATGTCACTTTGCCCCctctatttttctattttcttttatctaAATGCCATTCGAAATTTAAACCCCCAATTTATAAACTCTACCATACTAATATATCATTAGAATATCCTTTCTTTCAAGTTTATGTATAAGGTAATTTTCAAAATGCCTTGCAACATTTACTCTTTTCTTTTAACACACCACTCAAATTTTGATTGATGTTAAAATACTCTTTTTTAGCACTAAAATAttggttttatttttgtaaaataccaTCTAAAGTGTTTATTTGCTAATAGAGAGCTTTAAAGATAAGGTAAATGTTGCCTCTAACCATCATTAGCAAACATGACTTAGATTATTTCTATTTTCTCTCAAGTTTAAAATACAAATTTTATAAATGTTTAAGTTCCATTTCGATAATGTCAAAAGAAAATCTAgaatatttattttatcttttagTTAAATTACCAAAGGGTGACATTTTGACAATAAAAATGAAAGCCTAGGGGTACTTCGACATAAATCAAACTACGGGGGGCATTTTGAAAATACACATCTTATGAAAAATTAGTAAACTATAAGATCTAAAAAGAAACTTTACTTCGTCaaccaaaaaaaaacaaattcaagTTGCCTTTCCCTTTCATTCCGATACAAAACACGATCCTCTTTGTTTGTTTCTCTCCCTCTCTCCGACCTTTAtcatccctcctcctcctcctctcagttccaaatccaaaacctaattcttTTGCTTCCCTTCAATGGCATCAGCAGCAGCAGAAGCCCCAGAAGCCAATTACAAGGTACCAATTTCACTATCACTATTTTCTTATTATGTTTGCAAATTTTCTCCTTGTCCAAGATGAATACATTCTGTTCTTCCTCAGATTGTCGTTCTGAAGGTCTCCATCCACTGTGAAGGATGCAAGAAGAAAGTTGCCAGAATCTTGAGCAAAATTCAAGGTGTGCATGGCCAAAGattcaaactttatttttttttcagagaATTTTTCAAGTTGGTTGATAAAAATTTGAGcttgtctttcttcttcttctttttctcagGTATTGAGTCAATGGATATTGATATCAGGCAAAACAAGGTGACTGTTAAATCTCTTGCCGATGGCCAAACACTGATTCAGAAACTAAAGAAGCACGGCAAGCACGCTGAGCTCTTGCAGGAGGTGAATCCAAGTGTTCAGGCGCATGAGGAAGTCAAAGAGAAGCCGCAAAAACCGAAGAAGATCGCCGTCGTCGAAAGCAGCGACTCTTCTCCCAGTACTGCAGCCAAGAAGATTCCTGAGGCTGAGAAGAAAGTTGAAGCAGTTGAGAAGTCTGTTAGTGAGGCCAAAGAAGCCAAAGATGAAACCCCCAAAAAAACCGAAAAGGTGGAGATGAAAGTGGATGAGAAGAACTCGGAAACATCGAAACCGCCGGCCACCGATAAGTCTGAGAAGGCTCCTGAAAGCAGAGAAGTAGAGGCACCAAAGAAGGTTGATGACAATAAGGCTAAAAGTGCAGTAGAATTCAGAGGTGATCACATCCCTCAACCGGCTTACATTATGAGCTACAACATGGCCCAACCAAGCATGAGTCAGTCACACTTTGTTACTCCGGTGGCAGCCGCATCGTCTCAAGGGCACATCTACGACGATCAGTATCGATATTATTCGCGATACTACGATGGCATGGTTGAGGCTCACCCGGATCCAACTGCCTACATGCATCAGCCAGCAGCTGATCCATACAACATCATGTTCAGCGACGAGAACCCGAATGCGAGTTGCAGCCTAATGTGACCTTTTCGACCAAACCCCCGAACCCGAAAACACTGAGTTGCAATCTCCTACACTACTTGTACAAGTTGATGGAATTGTGTTAGTCAAACATTATCTTGAAACTTGAAACATCACCTTCATTGAGATTGATCCTTGCAAATATTGGCTCCATCCCTTTCTTAAAGAAcacaaaacaaaaagaaagacAAACATGTTCTTTGCTTGCATGATTGAAATTGGATTCCTTTTCATTGAATGCATGTGATTTGTAAGAATAAACTAGTTTGCAAGGGGGGTTTTCATACCTATAATTTGTATAATATAATACTTCATTATCTAGAGATAATGGAGCTGAAGCGTGGTGGGAATT contains:
- the LOC121997407 gene encoding heavy metal-associated isoprenylated plant protein 35-like — its product is MASAAAEAPEANYKIVVLKVSIHCEGCKKKVARILSKIQGIESMDIDIRQNKVTVKSLADGQTLIQKLKKHGKHAELLQEVNPSVQAHEEVKEKPQKPKKIAVVESSDSSPSTAAKKIPEAEKKVEAVEKSVSEAKEAKDETPKKTEKVEMKVDEKNSETSKPPATDKSEKAPESREVEAPKKVDDNKAKSAVEFRGDHIPQPAYIMSYNMAQPSMSQSHFVTPVAAASSQGHIYDDQYRYYSRYYDGMVEAHPDPTAYMHQPAADPYNIMFSDENPNASCSLM